The following are from one region of the Zonotrichia albicollis isolate bZonAlb1 chromosome 15, bZonAlb1.hap1, whole genome shotgun sequence genome:
- the NEURL1B gene encoding E3 ubiquitin-protein ligase NEURL1B isoform X2, whose product MGNTVHKTLADTSHQARSVSSRPYYSLPNSSSHERRSVLALAEPPRFHSQAKGKNVRLDAHSRRATRRNSFCNGVTFTNRPIHLYEKVRLKLVAVHHGWSGALRFGFTIHDPSQMSSEEIPKYACPDLVTRPGYWAKALPERFAVRDNILAFWVDRHGRVFYSINDEEPILFHCGIKVSGPLWALIDVYGITHEVQILDSMFAETMTTARLSTARLSTCLPQSNHDSANFNNNELENNQVVAKIANLNLSRVPGLGTDNHIIPCCPGRRQHAQGVPAFLDTDLRFHPTRGPDITFSQDRMVACTNWQESNRTLVFSDRPLHIGESLFVEVGHLGLPYYGALSFGITSCDPSTLRTNELPADPDFLLDRKEYWVVYRAFPVLNSGDILSFMVLPNGEVHHGVNGASRGMLMCVDTSQSLWVFFTIHGVINQLKILGTVQSSPGTVSPSGSPGGSQYDSDSDMAFSVNRSSSASESSLVTAPSSPLSPPISPVFSPPEPSSSKNGECTVCFDSEVDTVIYTCGHMCLCNTCGLKLKKQLNACCPICRRVIKDVIKIYRP is encoded by the exons ATGGGCAACACGGTGCACAAGACGCTGGCAG ACACGAGCCACCAGGCGCGCTCGGTGTCCAGCCGTCCCTACTACAGCCTGCCcaacagcagcagccatgagcGGCGCTCGGTGCTGGCGCTGGCGGAGCCGCCGCGCTTCCACTCGCAGGCCAAGGGCAAGAACGTGCGGCTGGACGCGCACTCGCGCCGCGCCACGCGCAGGAACAGCTTCTGCAACGGCGTCACCTTCACCAACCGGCCCATCCACCTCTACGAGAAGGTGCGCCTCAAGCTGGTGGCCGTGCACCACGGCTGGAGCGGGGCGCTGCGCTTCGGCTTCACCATCCACGACCCCTCGCAGATGAGCTCCGAGGAGATACCAAAGTACGCCTGCCCCGACCTCGTCACCCGGCCCGGCTACTGGGCCAAGGCTCTGCCCGAGAGGTTTGCGGTCAGGGACAATATCTTGGCCTTCTGGGTGGACCGGCACGGCAGAGTCTTCTACAGTATTAACGACGAGGAGCCCATCTTGTTTCACTGTGGTATTAAAGTTTCCGGGCCTCTTTGGGCGCTCATAGACGTCTATGGAATTACCCACGAAGTGCAAATTCTAG ACAGCATGTTTGCAGAGACCATGACCACCGCCCGGCTCAGCACCGCCCGGCTCAGCACCTGCCTTCCCCAGAGCAACCACGACTCGGCCAACTTCAACAACAACGAGCTCGAGAACAACCAAGTGGTGGCCAAAATTGCAAACCTGAACCTGAGCCGGGTGCCAGGGCTTGGGACTGACAACCACATCATCCCCTGCTGCCCCGGCCGGCGGCAGCACGCGCAGGGAGTCCCGGCCTTCCTGGACACCGACCTGCGCTTCCACCCCACCCGCGGCCCCGACATCACCTTCTCCCAGGACAGGATGGTGGCCTGCACCAACTGGCAGGAGAGCAATAGGACTTTGGTGTTTTCTGACCGGCCTTTGCACATTGGGGAGAGCCTCTTTGTGGAAGTTGGACACCTGGGGCTGCCCTACTACGGGGCCCTCTCGTTCGGCATCACCTCGTGTGATCCGAGCACTTTGCGGACAAACGAGCTCCCGGCGGATCCGGATTTTCTGCTGGACCGTAAGGAGTACTGGGTGGTTTACAGGGCCTTCCCGGTGCTCAACAGTGGTGACATCCTCAGCTTCATGGTCCTGCCCAACGGGGAGGTGCACCACGGGGTCAACGGGGCCAGCCGGGGCATGCTCATGTGCGTGGACACCTCACAGTCCCTCTGGGTGTTTTTTACCATCCACGGTGTGATCAACCAGCTCAAAATCCTGG GCACGGTGCAGTCCAGCCCAGGGACGGTGTCTCCCTCAGGATCTCCTGGTGGCTCCCAGTACGACAGCGACTCAGACATGGCCTTCAGCGTCAACAGGTCCTCATCAGCCTCCGAGTCCTCGCTGG TGactgctcccagctcccctTTGAGCCCCCCCATCTCTCCTGTCTTCTCCCCTCCGGAGCCATCGAGCAGCAAGAACGGGGAGTGCACCGTGTGCTTTGACAGCGAGGTGGACACGGTGATCTACACCTGCGGACACATGTGCCTCTGCAACACCTGTGGTCTTAAGCTGAAGAAGCAGCTCAACGCCTGCTGCCCCATTTGCCGACGGGTCATCAAAGATGTGATTAAAATTTACCGTCCGTAG